GTTTATCTTTCAAAGATTCTTTGATAGTGGCCTTTGCAACATCCATGGCTGCCATGATCTCAGGAGCTGCGGGTGTCTCATCTCCATCTGCTATCCTCAAAGCAATGAGAAGTGGTTGTGTAGCTCTTAGGCAGTTTTCCATATTGTTCCAAAATGGCATTGAAAGAACAATATTCACAACTTGCCGACCTTCGCTAGATCTAGACAAGCTGTTATTATTCCAGTCGTCACTAACAAATAAACTTCTCAAGCCATTCCTATGCCTATGCATACTTGCCAATGTAAGAAATGAGGTAGCAAAACGAGTCACAGCCGGCCTCACAAGATCTCCACCTATCTTCTCCCGCATTTGATCAAGAACCCTCCCATGCTTGTAGATAAATCTGCATACCTTCTTTGCATTATTTATGCAAGTGTTGAAGTCCTTTATCTTCCCAATGTCCTCCAACATCAAGTCCAAGCAATGGGCAGCACAAGGTGTCCAAAACAAATGAGGAATCCTCTCCATCAGAATCCTTCCTGCTGCCTTGAAGTTGGCTCCATTGTCAGTGACAACTTGCACCACATATTGCTCTCCAATCTTATCAATTTGCTTCTTTAACAAGTCTGCCAACATTTCAGCATTTGCTATCTCACTTGAAGCATCAACAGAACCTAGGAAGAAGGTCCCTGCTCATGCTTCTTCCTTAATTCTGTTGTCCTAGTCACAGCCCTATCAAGCAAAGGAACTCTTATCTCATGGTATGATGGTGAGCGGTAACCAGGGCCATATTGCCCAATGGACTCTAGCATTATCTCCCAGCTTCTTGAGTTAATTACATTCAATGGTATGCCATTCTCATAGAAAAAATCAGCAACATGGTCATCAACAATCTGCTTGGCCTCCTTGGATTTCTTTGTGCAATGCTCAAGAGTAGGTTgagaagtctttgatttgtgccTCTCTGcaactacttcttctggtgtcttGCAAAGCATGGCACTCACTGACTTTGAATACTTTTGAGTTTGTGCTTTTGGTGGAGCAGAAACAACAAAAGTGCTGATGGCAGCCTGTGTCATTTTCTTCTTTACTTGCTTGACCCTTGTCCCAGAACTAGGCACTGGTGCTGCTTTTGGTTCATCTTGAGGCCCAACAACTTGTTCCCCTTCATCTGCAGCTTCTTCATCTACTTCAGAAATTTGCACATAAGTACTCTTGGAATTCTTCAACAAGTAATCATTCATCTCTCTCTTGACTACTTCAGGACTCTCAGGGCACCCTGCTACGTCACCATAACCCCCAGCAAGGTGCTGCTTGAACCTTTTTATTCCTGAAGGCACTACCTTCTTACAGAAAATACACTGCACAAAGTCTTTCCTTGTAACATCTGGCCACCACCCATAGTTCCATCCTGGGTCAGAAGATTTAGCCTTCCTCGTCTTATCAACAGCCTGGGCACGAAGATCAGCTGGCAGTTTCGCAATTGCCTTCTCAGCTAGGGATTTACCACTGCAATCTGGAGCAGTTGAGGCTACAGAGGAGTTGGCAGTTGCTTGAGTCTCAGCACCAATAGAATTTGGCGGTGCGTCAATCTCGGCAGCAGCAGATTCCCGTACCACACTATCTGGCATCATCACTTCCACCATTGCACGCCGCCGTTCCATCTCTGCATATAGTCAATAGCATCAggggaggagcagagcaggggtgCTGGGGGCTAGAACTAGTACTGGGAGCAAGGGAGGAGCATATACTCAAAACTCACCGTCGGAGGAGGAGCTCATCTTCAAAGGCTTGTGCTGCTGGCCTGCTGGATCTTTAGCacaagagcagagcagagctgcTGCTGGATCTGAGACGAGAGCAGAGCActagagcagaggagggggcggctgctgctggcttccacgggagaggagagaggagggggcggcTGCTGCTGGCTTCCACGGGAGAGGAGACCGGCGGCTGCTGGCCTGCTGCTGCTTCCACGGGAgcggagagaggagggggcggctgctgctggcttccacgggagaggagagaggagggggcggcTGCTGCTGGCTTCCACGGGAGAGGAGACCGGCGGCTGCTGGCCTGCTGCTGCTTCCACAGGAgcggagagaggagggggcggctgctgctggcttccacgggagaggagagaggagggggcggctgctgctggcttccacgggagaggagaggagactggcgggagaggagaggagaccggcgggagaggagcagagggagaggagatcaggagaggagagaggagggcgactgggagaggagaggagagaggagaggagggagaagagaggagaggagctgCTGCTTGGCGCCGCGCGCGTTTTGGTGGCCTGAAAACGGCCCGTTTTGGCGCCTCCCGCGCCTCTGTTTTGGCGCCTCCCGCAGCAGTGCAGGAAATCCTTTTTCTGGTCGCTTACAGCACTAATCGGCCGACTAATCGCGATTAGTGGACGACTAATCGGACGACCAGAAAGCTGGTCGACCAAATCGGGTCGATAGCCCTGGTCGGTCACTCTTCAGCGACCTGGACGACTAATCGCGATTAATCGCGATTAGTCGGACGACTTGAAAACACTGATGAGATGAATGATTTAGGCTAAAGATCTTTGTGTGAGACTGTGTGTAATGAACTAATAATTTTCTGACAACTGGCCGACAGTTAGTAATTGTAGAACTTATTTTTTGCTATTCCAGTTCACACTGTGTATGATGGCATATGGAGGTCAAGATTTCTTTTGAGAGCGAAATTAAGTTCTAGCAGGCTCTCACGTACACCGATTATCCATATAAATGAGAAGTGAAGCACAAGCATTAAGAATATCTGGTAGTCATGCGTACTCGTGATATGTTCAACCATCTTTTTTATTTCTGAAATGATTTGCAGTTTTGGAAGGGAATTGCATATTCTAAGGATATATTATGTTGCAGATTGGATAGACGGAGCATAGAAAAGGAGGTGATATCTGAAAAGGTTATTGAATGAGTAATGCCATTTGTGAAACTCTATTTAAAATGATTCACTTTATCTTGTAATGTCACCTCTGGCTGGTATAAAATAGTTCTCAAGTGATTGAGTCCTTACATTTTAACAGAACTATTTCAGAAAATAATAGTTACAGCAATTTCATGAGTTCTGATTGAAACTGATTCCTGTTTTTTGTTTCAACATAGTGCCAACTGCTGAGATGTTTGTGGCATTCATACTTTCAAATAAGTTCAGTTTATACCAGTGCAAAGTGATACAGCCTAGCTTCTGAGTATTTATTACTTCATCTTATATGTGAACAGTGAAGAGATTTGAGCGGTAAAATCATTCAAGCTGCATGATTACCTCAGAACATAATCTGAATAATGCTTTCGTTAACTGAGCATAATGTGGCATTTTTATGAGAAGTAAAATCAAAACAAGCACCTGACTCCAGTTCTATTTTGTTGGTGTTTTTTAATTAGCAACCTGCCATCCTGTTTTTAGAAACCATTCAAGTAGTAGATCATTTGAAAGTTGTTGTTACATCTCCATGACACATGCTAGACATTTAAATTATTATCGTTTTGCAGTCCAAGCAAGCATGCATGAGCAGTGAAGCTCATATTGATTTTGTCTCTACCAGCTGCGGCTGTGTGCCCTTCATCTCTGGCAAGAAGAGTCCGATGCATGGGATTTGGAGTCTGCATTGACCGCAGCCCGCAAACTGTGTAGCATGGTCAGTTAGTATTCAAAGCTAACAGCTAGGTTGTTTGGTAGTTATGCATACTAATTGTTGCTTGTAGATTTATGGTGCTCCGATGTGTTGTAATATTGATGCTCCAAATGCCGGATAGACATCTGGTGATCGGATATACTGTGATGTTGATGATTGAGATGCCGGACAGACACCTTATGCATAGGAGAGCCTGGTGCTCGGATATGTGGTAATATTTATTATTCAGATGCCGGATAGACACTTGATGGATAGTATAGCTTGGTACTCGGATGTGCTGTAATATTTATGATTCAAATGCCGGATAGACACCTATATTAACATTTTGATGATGTGCTTGCTACTGGATGCGGTGATTTCATATTACCATGCATATAGGTTAATTGCCACTTTTTTATTGTCTTATGGTTACTTATATTTGATTGTTCAAACAGTAGGGCGCACATCGCGCTAAATGTTCTAGTCGTATAAAAATGAACTATGGGCGGACGCGGTGTGAGAAGGGTGAAAGTCTAGTGCAAACAAAAAAAAGTTTTATTTTCTTATTGATACATCAAAATCAAAATCTAATTGCATCGTTGTTTTTTTATAACAAAATCTTTAAAACAAGAGTAAAGTTAAATAAATTTGAATAGTTTGATAGCGGGAACAATTTAATTATGAAGCTGAAACAATTCGTTAAGGTGGAAATATCTTTTTTAGTTTGGAACAGTTGTCCCCGTTTCAAAATGGAAATTGTTGTGAACAAATAAAAATGTTCTAAGAAAAAGATTCATCAAATAGAGATTTGTTAGAGAAAAAATAATGTTCCTAGAATAAAAGAAATAGTTATGAAAAAAGTTGTTCCAGGACAAATGCTTTGAGATATATAAAAACGTTTTAATAAAAAATATAATTCAAACTTAGTCAAGTATGGTTAAATTTGAATATTTCAATTTAAGAAACACAATGATTCAATTCTAATTTGATTTGTACAATCAGAAACTCCTAAGCACTTAAATTCATGCCTTTTGTTTACCCAGACCCATAATATGTCAGAGCATTTCGGGACAAACAGCAAATATTAAGGGTCAGGCGCGCGTGCGAGCGGATCTGTTGCAGAAGCCGCGTGTCGGGTACTGCAGGTGCGCCTGATGCTACTGttctctcctcctcctcgtgaGAAGCCGGCGGGTGGAGGCGGGGGGTGGGGTGGAGAGGGGGCTGCTGTGGTGGGAGATCGGTCAACGCTAAAGGTCGGCGATGGCAAGAAGGTCtgtcggtggtggtggtgggttgAGGGGGCAGTGCCCCGCCGCGGGCAGTTAGGAAGATAACTAGTAGATCAGGCATCGGCGGGGGAGCGTGAGAAGCCGTTGAGCTTGTGTGCGCATAGTTAGTCGGTGGTGGAATCCAGCGGTGGGAGCCGCCACAGATGGGAGAGGCGCCGGTGATGGGAGCAAGCTGCAGATGGGCCGCAGATGGACCTTCTGTGGCTCGCGGTTGCAGATGCAGCCCCcgaacaaaccgtcgcagccgTCCTTATCCAAACAAGAAATTCCGGCCCAAAGAATCTTTTGGCCCACTTCGATAAACCGTAACTGGCCCGTAACCTTATCCAAACAAGAAAGGTCCGTCTTCCCCACGGGTAGGTGAGAATATATCTGGCATACCGACGTCCCCACAAAGAATCAACACTGACACTCCGGCCCCACCTTGTCCTGTCCCACCTGTCATCGTCGTTCCCGTTCAGGACACAAATTATTCCCCACGGCCCCTGGATTGGGACTCCAGAAGGTTCCCACCTCCGCCTCCATATCTTCTTCTTGGTCCTCCGCCTCCACCACTTCGCGTGCTCTTGCGTTTACGTgttgagagagagagggagagagaagagggagagagaagagggaggaCCCGCGAGAGGCTGCCGTGTGGGGCCCGGAGAGTCAGCGACAGCGAGGGAGAGAAGGCGATGGCGGGGATCGGGCCGATCAGACAGGACTGGGAGCCGGTGGTGGTGCGGAAGAAGgcgccgaccgccgccgccaagAAGGATGAGAAGGCCGTCAACGCCGCGCGACGCTCCGGCGCCGAGATCGAGACCATGAAGAAGTGTGAGTGGCGCCCTAGCTTCCTATTGACTCTCTATCTTTTCCCCGGATCGATTGGGGAACTTCTTCCGAACCAGTTGTGGATTCGCTCGGATTTCGATTTCGTCCGTCTTGCTGCCGGTCCCGGTGTTCGATTGGTCAGATTCGACGATTAGGGTTTCGTTTTTCCAGGGTTTGTGATTTATTCTTTGATGCTTTTGTGTGCTTTTCGAGATTTTTCTGCTTTTGCCAGCTAGGGTTTGAGGAAGGTTCGGCCGGTGCTGTTGATCTCTTATACTGGTTGCTTCCGATGGATTTTTTGCTGCTATTTTTTTCGCCATCAATGAATTTGTAAGCTTCGTTTCTCTGATTTTGCTTGATCTGTATTTGACAACTTTTGCTGTATGCAGACAACGCTGGGACGAACAAGGCGGCGTCCAGCGGCACATCCCTCAACACCAAGCGGCTCGATGACGACACCGAAAATCTCGCCCGTGAGCAATCATTTAGTCTCCTCTATCTTATGCATTAATAAATTACCATCTTGTTAATCATTAAGAAATTATCACGATGCCTGTTTTCTTATCTGTTATTGTCTCATCAGCTCAATGATGAATTCGGATTTTTGGTTCACTTGTGCATATATGATAAATGGATTAGGAAGGTTCAGTTTACTTTGCTTGCTATTGTAATCTCAGTGGTGTAGAGATGGAAGTCTTGACCTTATACTAAACTTCCGCTTTATTAGCAATGCTGATGCACATTTGTTTGGTACAAAAAATTGTTATCAGGGAAGTAATATCTGTCGCTGAGTATATGGTTTTATCATGCCTCAAGATTACGTAGTTATGCTAAGCATAGAAGACCACAACTACAAGTTGTTATTTTGTTGGCTTCTTATTTCGATGAAAACAATGTTTTTCCCTGTAATATAGTATATATACATGGAACTTCCAGTGACCTTGCAAGTTAAGGTTGCAAGAACTCTTACTGTATTTTCAGATGGAAACATTTTTTTTGCTTTGCATCAACCTATTAAAATATGTGATTCTTTCAGTCCCAGGGCCAATATCTAGTACACAGGTATCAAATATTCTTGGTTCATTTAAATTGTTCAGTGCTTACTGAAAAATGAGCTAGTACGTGGTTGTTTGTTCTAGTTTTTTGATATTTTAGTAGCaaaatttttgtttgtgagcaTCTTGCATGATTGGTCAATCTGCTTACAGTAGGAACTCTTTTGGCTTGTTTGCCTTGTTTTGCTTGTTAGTGCCCATGGTACTTTTGTGATATGTAGACATTTGGTTAATATGTGTAGTTTGATCGTAAGACTTGAGCTGCAATGACATTGTATCAATCTAATTGCTAcaatttttatttatttgtgGTGTTCATAGCAAGTTGTTATGATATTAGCAAACTTAATATTGTCAGCTATGAATCACCGATACTTCACTAACCCAGCCGTACCCTTATCCGATACTTTGATACTCTGATACTCTCTCTATACTACCACTGTCATTTTTCAAAGTCACATATCGCAGTACCCATATTGCTTATCGGTGATACATAGATTGTCAGCCTTAAA
The Panicum hallii strain FIL2 chromosome 6, PHallii_v3.1, whole genome shotgun sequence genome window above contains:
- the LOC112896858 gene encoding multiprotein-bridging factor 1a, producing MAGIGPIRQDWEPVVVRKKAPTAAAKKDEKAVNAARRSGAEIETMKKYNAGTNKAASSGTSLNTKRLDDDTENLAHERVPSDLKKNLMQARLDKKMTQAQLAQMINEKPQVIQEYESGKAIPNQQIISKLERALGTKLRGKK